One Cololabis saira isolate AMF1-May2022 chromosome 18, fColSai1.1, whole genome shotgun sequence genomic region harbors:
- the LOC133418684 gene encoding putative nuclease HARBI1 — protein MPVIRVYLDEEADLKPDYRLTRASLDNLVAITRSQQDHGWGHYLEVLVFVFWLASATSYRVVSRSFDIPRTTIFNMVHNMSGKLLKILPRVICLPSINELEEIGNGFARLSGSPAFSRVVGSIDGCQIRIKPPSVDGLCYINRKLFPSIQLQAICDHKGRYLDIFAGYPGSVHDSRVLKNSPLYTEQRYPPQGFFILGDGGYPCLSAPITLITPYKEPVHLATARRFNHHHAKARSIIERSFGSMKTRWRAIFFKALEVKPCFAPQIIACCAMLHNICLANGDIVEPADDWPGEDAGEPHHHQDQQSGDRIRERMAAAVSAPDGPVAALEHHDYL, from the coding sequence ATGCCAGTCATCCGAGTGTATTTGGATGAGGAGGCAGATCTGAAGCCAGATTATCGGCTGACCAGAGCTTCCCTGGACAACCTGGTTGCTATAACAAGAAGCCAGCAAGACCACGGATGGGGCCACTACCTGGAGGTGCTGGTGTTTGTGTTCTGGCTTGCCAGTGCCACCTCGTACCGGGTAGTCTCGAGGAGCTTCGACATCCCTCGCACAACCATTTTTAACATGGTTCACAACATGTCGGGAAAGCTTTTAAAAATCCTACCAAGAGTTATCTGTCTACCATCCATTAATGAGCTGGAGGAGATAGGGAACGGGTTTGCCCGTCTCTCAGGCTCCCCTGCATTCTCCAGGGTAGTGGGCAGCATTGATGGGTGCCAAATACGGATTAAACCACCATCCGTTGATGGCCTGTGTTACATCAACAGGAAGCTGTTCCCATCCATACAGCTCCAGGCCATCTGTGACCACAAAGGGAGGTACCTGGATATTTTTGCAGGCTACCCAGGGTCTGTTCATGACTCCAGGGTCCTCAAAAACAGCCCTCTCTACACAGAGCAGCGGTATCCACCCCAAGGATTTTTTATCCTTGGGGATGGTGGGTACCCCTGTCTGTCTGCCCCCATCACCCTCATCACACCATACAAAGAGCCAGTCCACCTGGCTACAGCAAGGCGGTTCAACCACCACCACGCCAAAGCCAGGTCCATCATCGAGCGGTCTTTTGGCAGCATGAAGACTCGCTGGAGGGCCATTTTTTTTAAGGCGCTAGAGGTGAAACCCTGTTTTGCACCTCAGATCATCGCCTGTTGTGCCATGCTCCACAACATCTGCCTGGCCAACGGCGACATTGTGGAGCCAGCAGATGACTGGCCTGGTGAAGATGCTGGGGAGCCACATCACCACCAGGACCAGCAAAGTGGGGATCGCATCCGGGAGAGGATGGCTGCAGCCGTTTCTGCTCCTGATGGCCCAGTGGCAGCCCTGGAGCATCAtgattatttgtaa